GGATGGTCCCATGTTCCCTGCTTGGGGCCAATTGGAAAGTGCAGGTTATTTACAACATGTAAGGCAAGAAACTGCTGATGAAAGAGCTGGTGGTTACGTTTCCTCTTTAGCGTGTATGCGAGCTTTACAAGAAGCCATGTTTGGCTTatataatgtttcaaaaaaacccGAAGTTACTTGAtgatttatttgtttttgttcttgcgtattatttttcgtaatatttcttttgtttagttatgtttcaaaaatgtgattcaGTTATATAAATTTATTGTATTTGTACGGCATAAAAGCAATTCAATACCTTTCAAGCATTTCATAAAGACAATAGAAAATGTTTATTCATTCTAAATAATtacaattattacaaaaatgcGGTAAAATTTAACTCTTTGTAGCTTGCATAACGAATAATTTGGCCAAAGACTGCGAACAGAATTTCGAAATATGCTCTCCATAAGCTTCCACTTGACTAGCCATCAACATGGGAGTGAGCCTAGCAGGAACAGGGATTGGTTTGAACATTTTATTAAGATCTTCTTCCGGAAGCGGCGGTTCTTTCTTGAGAGCACGCGCGGCGTTTTCTTGAGTCTGGAATGCCAAAAAATTAGTAATAATTCGAAGAGATCACAATAAAAcgataatgaaaataaatacccTTTTAGCTAAAAATCTATTCTTATCTTGAGCTTGTCTAGCAACAGCTAATTGGAAACGATTGAATTTGATAGCCTCTTGGTTCAAATCATCAACACGTTCCATTAAAGAACGCAGCTGTCCCTCCAATACGCTCCTAAAATAACACagcatattaaaaatcaaagaatacTAAGAAAACCCCATAGCTATAACGTTTAGACATACGCTGTGCCCAAATCAAGGAAATTAGATCCATCTTGCGGAGGCACATAATCGGTCAGTTCGCTGAGCAGAATATTTGtaagagatgaatttttgatgacaATAGGTACTTCCATCAATAGTGTTTCATAACCTATTTTCAATTGCCGTAAAGCTTCCGGTGTAAAGTCATTCTCTTTGTACATATTAATCGCTTGAGGAGTTAATCTGTACGCTTTCAATGTTAAAAATCCTCGAGAAGTTTTGTTGGTATCTATTGGGACACATTCACAGTTTCAACCTACATGATTCAATTACAAACATGCACACAAATATTCAATCGCTTACCATAAATCAAAACAACGGATTCTTCAATAGAAGTTTGATAATGATATTGCGATTCCAAAAGCGGCAAGCTCAAGAAATTTCCAACATCCGAACTCTGATACCATCCAACATGATAATGATCAACGTTCACTCTACGCAGTCTTCTCATCATATCCAACTGGTAATCCtctagaaatttattttgatccATTATGATGAAATTCGGCGAGAAATATCGAGATA
This region of Planococcus citri chromosome 5, ihPlaCitr1.1, whole genome shotgun sequence genomic DNA includes:
- the eIF3h gene encoding eukaryotic translation initiation factor 3 subunit H, with product MASGSRYTKPPQEDETFIECVQIEGLALMKITKHCHEECSGNLEVAQGALLGLIVGKTLEITNCFAFPKNYDDTIDEEDYQLDMMRRLRRVNVDHYHVGWYQSSDVGNFLSLPLLESQYHYQTSIEESVVLIYDTNKTSRGFLTLKAYRLTPQAINMYKENDFTPEALRQLKIGYETLLMEVPIVIKNSSLTNILLSELTDYVPPQDGSNFLDLGTASVLEGQLRSLMERVDDLNQEAIKFNRFQLAVARQAQDKNRFLAKRTQENAARALKKEPPLPEEDLNKMFKPIPVPARLTPMLMASQVEAYGEHISKFCSQSLAKLFVMQATKS